The Strix aluco isolate bStrAlu1 chromosome Z, bStrAlu1.hap1, whole genome shotgun sequence genome contains a region encoding:
- the LOC141918834 gene encoding uncharacterized protein LOC141918834 — MGAGARRGCWRRAPHGSRRGGMGRRGGGGGGQRRPLAPPLRLLPLPLPLPLPLLLLPLLLPPPPADGLFVTDYFTRTPRKLSPFRSFASIELFHFHIPEDTVIAVWNLITFKEQGGTFGDQCPDRSITVYFRSGAPSVINPLHTHFPRDTAVPGSFALTLTWTLPNRTTGVFNVTSPLPGDWFLAAHLPKDEGKISVKVKGLGGPWGGRARCRALLGSDCPGLAVPGAGVPGGDSALCPLPRADCPAGAGAL, encoded by the exons ATGGGCGCCGGTGCGCGGCGGGGCTGCTGGCGGCGCGCGCCCCACGGCAGCCGGCGCGGCGGCAtgggccggcggggcggcgggggcggcgggcagcggcggccgctcgccccccccctccgcctcctccccctgcccctgcccctgcccctgcccctgctgctcctgccgctcctcctcccgccgccccccgccg ATGGGCTCTTTGTGACAGACTACTTCACCCGCACGCCACGCAAGCTCAGCCCTTTCCGATCCTTTGCCAGCATTGAGCTCTTCCATTTCCACATCCCCGAGGACACGGTCATCGCCGTCTGGAACCTTATCACCTTCAAGGAGCAGGGTGGCACATTTGGGGATCAATGTCCAGACCGTAGCATCACCGT GTATTTCCGCTCAGGGGCTCCCTCCGTCATTAACCCGCTGCACACACACTTCCCCAGGGACACGGCAGTCCCTGGCTCCTTCGCACTGACCCTCACCTGGACTCTGCCCAACCGCACCACGGGGGTGTTCAATGTCACCAGCCCACTGCCCGGGGACTGGTTCCTGGCTGCCCACCTGCCCAAAGATGAAGGCAAGATCTCCGTCAAGGTGAAGGGCTTGGGGGGACCGTGGGGTGGTAGGGCTcgctgcagggctctgctgggcTCTGACTGTCCTGGGCTGGCAGTGCCTGGGGCAGGTGTCCCAGGTGGGGACAGTGCCCTGTGCCCCCTGCCCCGTGCTGACTGTCCTGCTGGTGCAGGGGCTCTATGA
- the LOC141918070 gene encoding transmembrane protein 8B-like, with translation MAPHNRSCLYKVFVPSYTSRVLVEVLRCRGVEGCPLWLRVRAKAPPLHNSTALDCREHTPCQLALDLPFWQHWYYVLVEKHPGVLGTVSFQVTVQLTDCSRPSLARPPFLPSSASMNMPHSFGALSGLALGDSPPPASPNGTKHPDPIPTASSAGERCWPVRPTLRNELDTFSVHFYIFFGPNVSVPPDRPAVFVINLLPVLDSGGVLNLELRLNVSSLCGENVTVFGCLNHEVPLTSGDNTSVTCETESLAGFLLSVNATASLSRLRIPYPQTGSWYLSLRSLCATDHGFEPCTNVTAEVYLRAYLSPCINDCGIYGQCKLLRTNNYLYAACECKAGWNGWGCTDNAEAFSYGFQLLSTLLLCLSNVMFVPPVAIAVRSHYLMEAAVYIFTMFFSTFYHACDQPGIVVFCIMEYDVLQFCDFLGSLMSVWVTVIAMARLQPVVKQVLYLLGAMLLSMALQMDRHGLWNLLGPSLFALGIMAIAWTARTIRRRHCYPPTWKRWAFYLCPGALIAAAAVLLYAFVETEENYFYIHSIWHLLIAGSVGFLLPPRAKTSGRLGPLPRRKGCGYQLCVNEQEELGLVDPAVASINSICTS, from the exons ATGGCCCCCCACAACCGCTCCTGCCTCTACAA GGTGTTTGTGCCCAGCTACACGTcgcgagtgctggtggaggtacTGCGGTGCCGCGGGGTTGAGGGCTGCCCACTCTGGCTGCGTGTGCGAGCCAAGGCTCCCCCCCTGCACAACTCCACAGCGCTGGACTGCCGGGAGCACACTCCCTGCCAGCTGGCGCTGGACCTGCCCTTCTGGCAGCACTGGTACTACGTGCTGGTGGAGAAACACCCCGGCGTGCTGGGCACAGTCTCCTTCCAGGTCACCGTGCAGCTCACAG ACTGCTCCCGACCCAGCCTGGCCCGGCCACCCTTCCTGCCCTCCAGCGCCTCCATGAACATGCCCCACTCCTTCGGCGCCCTGAGTGGGTTGGCACTGGGGGACAGCCCTCCACCTGCCAGCCCCAATGGCACGAAGCACCCGGACCCCATCCCCACCGCCTCATCTGCTGGTGAGCGGTGCTGGCCGGTCCGCCCCACGCTGCGCAATGAGCTGGACACCTTCTCCGTCCACTTCTACATCTTCTTTGGGCCCAACGTATCGGTGCCGCCCGACCGCCCCGCTGTCTTCGTCATCAACCTCCTACCGGTGCTGGACAGTGGTGGGGTGCTCAACCTGGAGCTGCGGCTTAACGTG AGCTCCCTGTGTGGCGAGAATGTGACGGTGTTTGGATGTCTGAACCATGAAGTCCCGCTGACGTCTGGTGACAACACATCGGTCACCTGTGAGACAG AGTCCCTGGCAGGCTTCCTGCTCTCTGTCAATGCCACGGCCAGCCTCAGCCGCCTGCGGATCCCCTACCCCCAGACGGGCAGCTGGTACCTGAGCCTGCGCTCGCTCTGTGCCACAGACCACGG TTTTGAGCCTTGCACCAACGTGACGGCTGAGGTGTACCTGCGTGCCTACCTCTCGCCCTGCATCAACGACTGTGGCATCTATGGCCAGTGCAAGCTGCTGCGTACCAACAACTACCTGTATGCTGCCTGCGAGTGCAAAGCTG GCTGGAACGGCTGGGGCTGCACAGACAATGCCGAGGCTTTCTCctatggcttccagctcctctccaCCCTGCTGCTGTGCCTCAGCAATGTCATGTTCGTGCCTCCCGTGGCCATCGCTGTCCGCAGCCACTACCTCATGGAAGCTGCTGTCTACATCTTCACCATGTTCTTCTCCACT TTTTACCACGCCTGCGACCAGCCAGGCATCGTGGTGTTCTGCATCATGGAGTATGATGTTCTGCAGTTCTGTGACTTCCTGGGCTCCCTCATGTCCGTCTGGGTCACTGTCATTGCCATGGCCCGGCTCCAGCCTGTGGTCAAGCAG GTGCTCTACCTGCTGGGGGCCATGCTGCTCTCCATGGCTCTGCAGATGGACCGCCACGGGCTCTGGAACCTGCTGGGTCCCAGCCTCTTCGCCTTAGGGATCATGGCCATCGCCTGG ACAGCTCGCACCATCCGACGCCGCCACTGCTACCCACCGACCTGGAAGCGCTGGGCTTTCTACCTGTGCCCGGGAGCGCTGATCGCGGCGGCTGCTGTGCTGCTCTACGCCTTTGTGGAGACGGAGGAGAACTACTTCTACATCCACAGCATCTGGCACTTGCTCATCGCTGGCAGCGTCGGCTTCTTGCTGCCACCCCGTGCCAAGACCAGTGGGCGCCTggggccgctgccccggcgcAAGGGCTGCGGGTACCAGCTCTGCGTCAACgaacaggaggagctggggctTGTCGACCCGGCCGTGGCCTCCATCAACAGTATTTGTACCAGCTGA